The following is a genomic window from Micromonospora cathayae.
AGGCCAGCAACAGCAACGCGCCGACGCAGTCCTCCGGCACGCCGTAGCCGCCGCGCAGCGGGATCCGCTCCGCCCAGGCGGCCTCGAACGCCTGCCGGTCCAGGGGGAACTCGCCGTCGATGGGGGTGGCGATCATCCCGGGCGCGATGGTGTTGGCGGTGATCCCGTGCGGCCCCAACTCGGCGGCGAGCGACCGGGTGAGCAGCTCGACCGCGCCCTTCGAGGCGTTGTAGTGGGCCAGTCCCGCCTCGGCGACCAGGCCGTTCTTCGAGGAGATGTTGACGATGCGTCCCGGCACGCCGTCGGCGATCATGTGCTCGGCGAGGCGTTGGGCGAGGAAGAAGACCGCGTCCACGTTCACTCGCATCACCTCACGCCAGGCGTCGACGGTGATCTCGTTGAAGTGCTCCAGGCGGGCCACGCCGGCGTTGTTCACCAGGATGTGTACCGGACCCAGGTCGCGGCGTACCCGGTCGACCCACGGGGTGATCGCCGTGGTGTCGGCCAGGTCCAGCGGGTACGGATGGCAGGCGCGACCGTGCCCGGTCACCGCGGCCACGACCGGGCCGAGGTCGACGCCGGGCCGGTCCACCACCACCAGGTCGGCGCCGGCCGAGGCGAGGCCGACCGAGAACGCGGTGCCGAGACCGCCGGCGGCGCCGGTCACGACGGCCAGCCGACCGGACAGGTCGAAGGAGGGCGGGACGGTCGTCATGCCAACCCCAACAGGTCGAGCGACGGGCGGTGGATCAGCGCCTCGATCTGCTCGGTGTCGAGCGGGTCGAGCCCGGGGATGCCCGGGACCCGGCCCACCGCCCGCAGCCCCTCGATGGAGGCGTCGACGGTGGTGAACGGGTAGTCGCTGCCGAACAGCAGTTTGTGCCAGACGCCGTAGTCCTGGACCAGCCGGAGGCTGTGCCAGAGTTGGAACGGGCGGTAGTGCAGCGCGGAGACGTCGGCGTAGACGTGCCGGTGCTTGCGGACGACCGCGATGCACTCCCCCTCGTACGGGTGGCCGAGGTGGGCCAGCACCATCCGCAGCTCCGGGTGGCGGATCGCCACCTCGTCGAGGTGTACCGGAAGGGCGAAGCGCAGCGGCGCGGTGGACACGAAGGTGGTGCCGGTGTGCACCAGCAG
Proteins encoded in this region:
- a CDS encoding SDR family NAD(P)-dependent oxidoreductase, whose translation is MTTVPPSFDLSGRLAVVTGAAGGLGTAFSVGLASAGADLVVVDRPGVDLGPVVAAVTGHGRACHPYPLDLADTTAITPWVDRVRRDLGPVHILVNNAGVARLEHFNEITVDAWREVMRVNVDAVFFLAQRLAEHMIADGVPGRIVNISSKNGLVAEAGLAHYNASKGAVELLTRSLAAELGPHGITANTIAPGMIATPIDGEFPLDRQAFEAAWAERIPLRGGYGVPEDCVGALLLLASDAGRYLNGTHLVVDGGVLADQMPRLRFMPPYRGTV
- a CDS encoding amidohydrolase family protein; translation: MIVDVHSHLFDCPDHVGDPFAAEASRAHGGDVDLTVRWSEYAATAPAGTRTIVVGGKARRCGLWVDDRAVAAYVAAHPDRLVGYLALDPTQPGWRDELEHGHRDLGLRGIKLMPMYAGFDPADPAYDDLYAYATRHGLPLLVHTGTTFVSTAPLRFALPVHLDEVAIRHPELRMVLAHLGHPYEGECIAVVRKHRHVYADVSALHYRPFQLWHSLRLVQDYGVWHKLLFGSDYPFTTVDASIEGLRAVGRVPGIPGLDPLDTEQIEALIHRPSLDLLGLA